A single Paraburkholderia sp. D15 DNA region contains:
- a CDS encoding PLP-dependent aminotransferase family protein, translated as MDYGLLMSNVERTLGGRKLTQQDLLYESLRRAILDGAIRHGSRLLASRALAEQLGIARNSVLYAYERLTEEGFIDASRHGSIVKRVSGADAAAAASASGRLQAVDGGLSVRVTDLPRERTSPDDPTPFRPGVPALDEFPLAQWRASMERAWRTIEPEELGYGNNSGHPALRRSIAEYVRVSRGVRCSAEQVFITAGTQASLDLCACMFADAGDSVWVEDPGYHGAKAAFQAAGLKLVPIPVDAAGIAPTPDHWKRTPPRLLYLTPSHQYPLGSVLSLERRGSIIENAVAHGAWIIEDDYDSELRHNGPPLPSIQGLVEHAPVIYLGTFSKTMFPALRMAFMIVPAHLVAQVDDTLSEIARQGRVAEQIALADFIDSGKYARHLRRMRRLYQQRRTALVDAIERHMGDLMTVSSDGGGMHLTVRLDAPLRDQDVSAATGAQGLHIAALSAFCQPPARDAAHYNGFMLGYARVKPQDADALVARLASVVRGML; from the coding sequence TTGGACTACGGTCTGCTGATGTCGAACGTCGAGCGCACATTGGGCGGCCGCAAGCTCACGCAGCAGGACCTGCTCTACGAGAGCCTGCGCCGCGCGATTCTCGACGGCGCGATCCGGCACGGCAGCCGGCTGCTCGCGAGCCGCGCGCTGGCGGAGCAACTGGGCATCGCGCGTAATTCGGTGCTGTACGCGTACGAGCGGCTCACGGAGGAGGGCTTTATCGATGCGAGCCGGCATGGCTCCATCGTCAAGCGGGTGAGCGGGGCGGATGCGGCTGCCGCCGCCTCGGCCAGCGGCCGGCTCCAGGCGGTGGACGGCGGCCTGTCGGTGCGCGTGACCGATCTGCCGCGTGAGCGCACCAGTCCCGACGACCCCACGCCGTTTCGCCCCGGCGTGCCTGCCCTCGACGAATTTCCGCTGGCGCAGTGGCGGGCGTCGATGGAGCGCGCGTGGCGCACCATCGAGCCGGAAGAACTGGGTTACGGCAACAACTCGGGGCATCCGGCGTTGCGCCGGTCGATTGCCGAATACGTGCGCGTGTCGCGCGGCGTGCGCTGTTCGGCGGAGCAGGTGTTCATCACCGCCGGCACGCAGGCGAGCCTCGATCTGTGCGCGTGCATGTTCGCCGATGCGGGCGACAGCGTGTGGGTCGAAGACCCCGGCTACCACGGCGCGAAGGCGGCGTTTCAGGCGGCAGGCCTGAAGCTGGTGCCGATTCCCGTCGATGCCGCCGGCATTGCGCCGACTCCCGACCATTGGAAGCGTACGCCGCCGCGTCTGCTGTATCTGACGCCGTCGCATCAATATCCGCTTGGCAGCGTGCTGAGCCTGGAGCGGCGCGGGTCGATCATCGAGAACGCGGTGGCGCATGGCGCGTGGATCATCGAAGACGACTACGACAGCGAACTGCGGCACAACGGGCCGCCGCTACCGTCGATACAAGGTCTCGTCGAACACGCGCCGGTGATCTACCTCGGTACTTTCAGCAAGACGATGTTTCCGGCGCTGCGCATGGCCTTCATGATCGTGCCCGCGCATCTCGTCGCACAGGTGGACGACACGCTGAGCGAGATCGCGCGGCAAGGGCGTGTGGCGGAACAGATCGCGTTGGCGGATTTCATCGACAGCGGCAAGTACGCGCGGCATCTGCGGCGCATGCGGCGTCTCTATCAGCAACGCCGCACCGCGCTGGTGGACGCGATCGAGCGGCACATGGGCGATCTGATGACGGTCTCGTCGGACGGCGGGGGCATGCATCTGACGGTGCGGCTCGACGCGCCGTTGCGCGATCAGGACGTGAGCGCGGCGACCGGCGCGCAGGGGTTGCATATCGCCGCGTTGAGCGCGTTCTGCCAGCCGCCGGCGCGCGATGCCGCGCACTACAACGGCTTCATGCTCGGCTATGCACGGGTCAAGCCGCAGGACGCGGATGCGTTGGTGGCGCGGCTCGCGAGCGTGGTGCGCGGCATGTTATGA